CATGATGCCCAAGGCCAGCAGCAGGATTAGCAGCCCAAACTGGGgcacagctccttcagccatGCCCTTCACCTCCCTCGGCACGTGGTAGACAATGACCAGCTTCTCTCCAGCACCAACGGGATCCATCTCATCACCCTTGTAGCAGCTCCGTCCCCCCAGGGGGCTGGCATGGGGGTCATCCTGCAGCAGGTCTTCAGCTGGATTCTCTGATCCAGCCAAGGCCACGTTGACAGACACCTCTCTTGTGCCCACATCATTGATGGCAATGCAGGTGTAGGTGCCTTCATCCTCCTTGCTGAACTTGGGGATGGCCATGGTGCCATTCTTGAAGACCAAGAAGCGCTCCTGGCTCTGTTTGATGCGCCCAGATGGGGAGAGGCTCCCATCCCGCGCCACGTTGGGCCCATCAATCTCAACACCACGCCCGGGGGTCTGGATCCTCCAGCGGATTTGGGGCAGGGGGCTGCCCGCCACACTGCAGTGCAGGCTGAGCGTCAGCCCATCGGGCAGCACCGTGTTGTCCAGCTTGGACAGGTAGGTGAGCTGCACTGATGGGGCCACGCACTGATGCGCCGGGATGTCGGTCACCGCTCGGCCCCGCATCCGCCCTGGTGCAGCACACAGCGTGGATCCACCCTTGGTGAGGGACACCGAGGTGCTCTCAGCCCAGCGTTTGAGCCAGAAGAGCTTACAGGAGCAATTGAAGGGGTTgttgaagagctgcagctgggacagcGAGGGCAGCGGGTGGAAGGTGCCATCAGCCAGCGTGGTGAGCTGGTTGTCATTGAGCCACAACGAGCGCAGCTCCGCCAGTGCCTGGAAggcatctctgggcagcccggcCAGCCTGTTGTTGTTCAGCTTGAGGATCTGCAGCCCGCTCAGGTTGCGCAGGTCCTGCCAAGGGAAGGTGACCATCTTGTTGTGGCTCAGGTCCAGGTTCTTCAGCTGTGACAGCGTGGCAAAGGCACCCGGCTCGGCACCGCTGATCTGGTTGTAGCCCAGCCACAGCGACTGCACCTCGGGCACGTCGGCGAAGGCTCCGCGCCGCAGCCAGCCGATGCGGTTGGCCGACAGCGTCAGGATGGTGACGTTCGGGGACAGTCCCTGCGGCACCTCGGGCAGCTCCTTGTAGGCACATTCGGCCAGCAGGCGCCCGTTCTTCTTGgtggagcaggagcagggccGGGGGCAGGCCAGCCCCCGGCACAGCAGCACGGCGAAGCCCAGGCAGCACAGGAGAGGCCCCATCCTTCCTCCTGGGGACAGACAGGGGACGTGAGGGTGGCCGTGAGAGTAGCCAGCATGGGATCAGTGCTTGCCAAGCTCTAACAGGAACCAGCCCTGCGATTATCTGCAGTGGTAATGGggaatatttgaaatattccCCACTGTGAGCAAGGCACAGCTATGCCAATAGCTCCTGGCTACCTCCATGATCTTCAACTATTTCCTTCCCACTCCATCTCCTCGACAAAATGTCCCCCTGCCCCTGTTATAGGCATCCTGCATCCCTCTGGTTTGGGGATGAAAGCTTTGTGCTTCACATTCAGACCTCCCTGAACCTCTCCTAACGTGGATCAACACCACCCTCTCTCCCACCCTCAGCCTTTCTCCCCTCAAAGCACCAGCTCCGGGCCCCTCAGCCCCTCCGACCAGCCGCCGGGGGTGCTGCTGGAAGCCTTTACGTGCGGAGGGCAGAGCTAACTCCTTGCTGGCCTGGATCGGCGGCCGCAGAGCCGCTTGTAAGCTGTGCTGTGCGGGTCCCACCGCGGAAGCAGTTAACTCAGCGAGGAGCTGGCAGCCAAACCCCTTTGTCTCGGCTCCGTGCTGCTGCGGGGCAGGAGGGGAGAGGGTGATGGGCACCGAAACGCTGCGCAACTATTTTATTGGTTTCTTtagagggggaggggggggcgaGCCGTGCTGCTGCAAAAGGCTGAATGCAGAGGGCCCCAGCCTGCAGGGAGAAGCTACCACCGGGGCTGGGGCCGGGGCCCGGTGGCACTAGGTCCCCTCTGGGGTGTTCCGTGGGGTGCATGCACGGATCGGCCCCGCACAGGATGGGTGCGCGCACGGATCCGGCCCCACGCAGGACGGCCGCGCACCGCGGGTCCCTCCACTCCCCCCATCCCGCTCCCCCCATCCCCGCTCTCCGGTTCCCGGCAGCGCTTCCCGGTGAGACGTGGGGGGGGGCCGTTCCCTCTCCCCTCCGGCCGGGCCGCGGCAGCCGGGGGCGGTGCAGCGTGCGCATACCAGAGCCGTGAATAACACCCCCCCGCCTCCCCGGGCAGTCCCGCACACCCCTCCTCGGCGCCCCGTCACCGCACCGATGGTTTCCCGAGGACGGAGCGCCCGTTGCTCCCCGCCGCGGCTCCGGGCTGGCGGCTGCGGCTCCCTCGGCCCGCACCCGGCTTCTCCTCCCCCTATCCGCTCCCCCGGgcccttttgttttccatggcACCGACCCGCTCCAGCTTCTCTCCTCGCAGAGGATcgcagagagaaaaaaaaacacacaggcGGCCCCTCCTCCCCCCGCGGCCCCACCGCTCCCGGCCCCAAAGAtctgaggggggggggagggaagcgCAAAGGGCTGCCAACACGGTCCCTCTGTCCcggggctggggatgggggtgtTGTCCCGCAGAGCCGTGCCCAGCTCGGTGGGATACGCAGGTCGAGGCAGCATCGGGCCGCAGAGCATCCCTTGCTCATCCCACCCGAACAAAGTGAGGCTGCCAGACCCTGCAGGACCCCCACCCCAGCTGGGTCCTGTGTggagctccagctctctgctgcctgcGCTGACACAACCGAGGCCGTGAGCGGGGTTAAAAATAGTGCGGGGCGATGGGATTAGCGGGATCGGAGCGGGTCACTGGGGGGCTCGCAGCGGGATCTTCCCCTCCACCCTCGTCCCCTCACGATATCGGGGTCGCACTCACAGAGCTGCGGGCTGCCGGCCGAGGCTCGGATCTGCTGTTTAGCCTTTCACTCGGGTTTTTGAGCTGGTTGTGACACCACCGTGGGATGAGCATGTGGTCACCGTCACCCACGGGCGCGTCCCTCTCCACCCGGGGCTGGTGGCTCGGCTAAGGGTTAATGCCTTCAGTGGGGACAAACCACCCCGCTGTGCCCCCTTAACCCTTTTGGGGTTGCTCCGGCCATGGGATGCggggagggggttggggggggggggggggacgcGGAGCTCCGTCCTTGTGCCTGCGGGCACCTGGCGCTAATGAGCACCCTCTCAAAAAGGAACAAATCTGGGAGCAATCCAGCACCGGGAGGCAGCTCTTTGCAGCGAGATTCCCTGTAGATGAGTTAGGCGGGGCAATCTATTACCCCCTAATTAAAGGGAGGCAGGAATGattgttctttttctattccTCGTATATTCCTAGGCATGAAACTCAATTAAAGTGCATCCGCAGATGGGGATTTGTCTGCGCGgggtggggtgaggggggaTCCCTGCTTTACACATGttctgaggagctgcagcaaacATCTGGGCTGCCGTAACAGAGCCTCGAACTGCGAGGGTTTGGGGGAttcggggtgggg
The window above is part of the Coturnix japonica isolate 7356 chromosome 10, Coturnix japonica 2.1, whole genome shotgun sequence genome. Proteins encoded here:
- the ISLR gene encoding immunoglobulin superfamily containing leucine-rich repeat protein, with product MGPLLCCLGFAVLLCRGLACPRPCSCSTKKNGRLLAECAYKELPEVPQGLSPNVTILTLSANRIGWLRRGAFADVPEVQSLWLGYNQISGAEPGAFATLSQLKNLDLSHNKMVTFPWQDLRNLSGLQILKLNNNRLAGLPRDAFQALAELRSLWLNDNQLTTLADGTFHPLPSLSQLQLFNNPFNCSCKLFWLKRWAESTSVSLTKGGSTLCAAPGRMRGRAVTDIPAHQCVAPSVQLTYLSKLDNTVLPDGLTLSLHCSVAGSPLPQIRWRIQTPGRGVEIDGPNVARDGSLSPSGRIKQSQERFLVFKNGTMAIPKFSKEDEGTYTCIAINDVGTREVSVNVALAGSENPAEDLLQDDPHASPLGGRSCYKGDEMDPVGAGEKLVIVYHVPREVKGMAEGAVPQFGLLILLLALGIMLGW